The following coding sequences lie in one Calidithermus timidus DSM 17022 genomic window:
- a CDS encoding FecCD family ABC transporter permease, producing MLGRPTPPKPALIPLLALALLALGVLALGTGAVRMGPWEVLQALGASHDETHTRILYELRLPRILVGALCGALFAASGAILQGVVRNPLASPDIVGVAAGAGLAAVFTLILLPQAPAWALPVGAFGGALAAFGLVYVLARRAGEVLPIRLALIGVAVEASLDGLRRLILVRADDSIAQALIFLSGTVYGADWERLFRVLPFAALLIPLALLLHRRLDVLSFGDETAKSLGMRLEPARLVALFLGTALAAVAVMGVGILGFVGLIAPHAARLLVGPGFRLLLPTSMLLGALLVVGADTLGRGLVPPLEIPAGLLTTLLGAPYFLYLMRKAGRVR from the coding sequence ATGCTGGGCCGTCCCACCCCCCCCAAACCCGCCCTGATTCCCCTGCTGGCCCTGGCCCTGCTGGCACTGGGCGTTTTGGCCCTGGGCACCGGGGCAGTGCGGATGGGCCCATGGGAGGTTCTTCAGGCCCTGGGTGCTTCGCACGACGAGACCCACACCCGCATCCTCTACGAGCTGCGGCTGCCACGCATACTGGTGGGGGCTTTGTGTGGTGCCTTGTTTGCGGCCTCCGGAGCCATCCTACAAGGGGTGGTGCGCAACCCCCTGGCCTCGCCGGACATTGTAGGAGTAGCGGCGGGGGCGGGGTTGGCTGCGGTCTTCACCCTAATCCTCTTGCCCCAAGCCCCAGCCTGGGCCCTGCCGGTGGGGGCTTTCGGGGGAGCTTTGGCGGCGTTTGGGCTGGTATACGTCCTGGCGCGCAGAGCCGGGGAGGTGCTGCCCATACGCTTGGCCCTGATTGGGGTGGCAGTGGAGGCCTCGCTGGACGGGCTGCGTCGGCTCATCCTGGTACGGGCTGACGACTCTATTGCCCAGGCCCTCATCTTTCTGAGCGGCACGGTCTACGGGGCCGACTGGGAGAGGCTTTTTCGGGTGCTGCCGTTTGCGGCCCTTCTCATACCTTTGGCCCTCTTGCTCCATCGGCGGCTCGATGTGCTTTCGTTCGGCGATGAGACTGCCAAGAGCCTGGGGATGCGCCTCGAGCCCGCCCGGCTGGTGGCTTTGTTCCTGGGCACGGCCCTGGCTGCGGTAGCGGTGATGGGGGTGGGCATTCTAGGCTTTGTGGGCCTGATTGCCCCTCACGCCGCGCGGCTGTTGGTGGGCCCCGGCTTTCGCCTGCTGCTGCCCACCTCGATGCTCCTGGGGGCTTTGCTGGTGGTGGGGGCCGACACCCTGGGGCGGGGCCTGGTGCCCCCGCTGGAGATTCCCGCGGGTTTGCTCACCACCCTTTTAGGGGCCCCTTACTTCCTCTACCTGATGCGAAAGGCGGGACGGGTACGATGA
- a CDS encoding ABC transporter ATP-binding protein, with protein sequence MQENRLLEVRDLAVSFHTDDGVVEAVKGLSFHLEKGETLAIVGESGSGKSVSALALMQLLPKPAARIVGGQALFRRKSGEVLDLLRAEEATMRRIRGNDMAMIFQEPMTSLNPVYTVGDQIAEAIVLHQGKNRKEARQLAIEMLNLVEIPNPHKRVDDYPHQMSGGMRQRVMIAMALSCNPSLLIADEPTTALDVIIQAQILELMKKLQAEIGTAVLFITHDLGVVAEMADRVVVMQHGLKVEEADTNTLFKSPKEEYTQRLLAAVPRIDQEKPAPPERATPPVLVRLENLRVWFPLRAGVFSRVVGHVKAVDDVSIEVYKGEVLGLVGESGSGKTTLGRSLLRLVEPTGGRIWFDGQEIAHLPKEVLRAFRRRMQIIFQDPYASLNPRMTVGDIIAEPLVIHRVGSPKERQERVAELLETVQLSPDHIRRYPHEFSGGQRQRIGIARALALNPEFIVADECVSALDVSIRAEIIALLKELRARMGLTMLFISHDLAVVEDISDRVAVMYKGRLVEVSSSHRIYREPKDEYTKALLSAIPIPDPTVKRERIPWNPEAYLAARQNSA encoded by the coding sequence ATGCAGGAAAACCGTTTGCTGGAAGTGCGAGACCTGGCGGTGAGTTTCCATACCGACGACGGGGTGGTAGAGGCGGTGAAGGGGCTTTCCTTTCACCTGGAGAAGGGCGAAACCTTAGCCATCGTGGGTGAGTCGGGCTCGGGAAAATCGGTGAGCGCCTTGGCCCTGATGCAGCTTTTGCCCAAGCCTGCTGCGCGCATCGTGGGTGGACAAGCCCTTTTTCGCCGCAAAAGCGGGGAAGTGCTCGACCTCTTGAGGGCCGAAGAGGCCACCATGCGCCGAATTCGCGGCAACGACATGGCCATGATCTTCCAGGAGCCCATGACCTCCTTGAACCCGGTTTATACGGTGGGCGACCAAATTGCCGAGGCCATTGTGCTGCACCAAGGCAAGAACCGAAAGGAAGCCCGCCAACTGGCCATTGAGATGCTCAACCTGGTGGAAATTCCCAACCCCCACAAGCGGGTGGACGACTATCCCCACCAGATGTCGGGGGGGATGCGCCAGCGGGTGATGATCGCCATGGCCCTGTCCTGCAACCCCTCCCTGCTCATTGCTGACGAGCCCACCACTGCGCTGGATGTGATCATCCAGGCTCAGATATTGGAGCTGATGAAGAAGCTCCAGGCCGAGATTGGCACTGCGGTGCTCTTCATCACCCACGACCTGGGGGTAGTAGCCGAGATGGCCGACCGGGTAGTGGTGATGCAGCACGGGCTGAAGGTGGAAGAGGCCGATACGAATACCCTCTTCAAGTCCCCCAAGGAGGAGTACACCCAGCGCCTCCTCGCCGCGGTACCGCGCATAGACCAGGAAAAACCCGCCCCGCCTGAGCGGGCTACCCCGCCGGTACTGGTGAGGCTGGAGAACCTGCGGGTCTGGTTTCCCTTGCGGGCGGGGGTGTTCTCGAGGGTGGTGGGGCACGTCAAGGCAGTGGACGATGTTTCCATCGAGGTTTACAAGGGCGAGGTACTGGGGCTGGTGGGAGAGTCCGGCTCGGGTAAGACCACCCTGGGCCGCAGCCTGCTGCGCTTAGTGGAGCCTACCGGGGGGCGCATCTGGTTTGATGGCCAGGAGATTGCCCATCTGCCTAAGGAGGTGCTGCGGGCCTTCCGCCGCCGCATGCAGATTATCTTCCAGGACCCCTACGCCTCGCTCAATCCGCGCATGACCGTGGGCGATATCATCGCCGAACCTTTGGTTATTCACCGGGTGGGAAGCCCCAAAGAGCGCCAAGAGCGGGTGGCCGAGCTATTAGAAACCGTGCAGCTTTCCCCCGACCACATCCGTCGCTACCCCCATGAGTTCTCCGGAGGGCAGCGTCAGCGCATTGGCATCGCTCGAGCTCTGGCTCTCAACCCCGAGTTCATCGTGGCCGACGAGTGCGTCTCGGCCTTGGACGTCTCTATTCGCGCCGAGATCATCGCGCTGCTCAAGGAGCTTCGGGCCAGAATGGGCCTGACCATGCTCTTCATCTCGCACGACCTGGCGGTGGTGGAGGACATCTCCGACCGGGTGGCGGTGATGTACAAGGGAAGGCTGGTGGAGGTCTCGAGCAGCCACCGCATCTACCGCGAACCCAAGGACGAGTACACCAAAGCCCTACTCTCGGCTATCCCTATCCCCGACCCTACGGTCAAGCGCGAACGCATTCCCTGGAATCCGGAGGCCTATTTAGCAGCACGCCAGAACAGCGCTTGA
- a CDS encoding ABC transporter substrate-binding protein has protein sequence MVVLGLALAQPCNGRWVKHAMGESCVPKVPQRVVVLDTGELDSALALGVKPVGAVTATPNQPFQRYLGSQTQGIEVVGTIAQPSLEKILALRPDLILTNKLRHGAIYDQLSRIAPTVMAESVGVVWKENLLLAGEALGRSTQARVLLAQYERRASQLRNRLGGRGRLPSVSILRFVPGQIRSMNKANFIGTILSDIGLPRPAFQNKDTFADYISLERLPDLDADYLFYSTFGDPLKTDQAAALASPLWGRLKAVQNKRAIAVDDDTWFLAIGILGAHKVMDDLERFLR, from the coding sequence GTGGTTGTACTGGGGCTGGCCTTAGCCCAGCCCTGCAACGGTCGGTGGGTCAAACATGCGATGGGGGAAAGCTGCGTGCCCAAGGTGCCGCAGCGGGTGGTGGTGTTGGATACCGGCGAGCTGGATAGCGCCTTGGCCCTGGGGGTCAAGCCAGTGGGGGCGGTAACCGCCACGCCCAATCAGCCCTTTCAGCGCTACCTGGGTAGCCAGACCCAGGGTATTGAAGTGGTGGGCACCATCGCGCAGCCCAGCCTGGAGAAAATCCTGGCCCTGCGGCCCGACCTCATTCTCACCAACAAGCTTCGCCACGGCGCCATCTACGACCAGCTCTCCCGCATTGCCCCCACGGTGATGGCCGAGAGCGTAGGGGTGGTCTGGAAGGAAAACCTCTTGTTGGCTGGAGAGGCCCTGGGCCGTAGCACCCAGGCCCGGGTCTTACTGGCGCAATACGAGCGGCGGGCCAGCCAGCTCCGTAACCGCCTAGGAGGGCGTGGGCGGTTGCCCAGCGTAAGCATCCTACGCTTTGTTCCAGGCCAGATTCGCAGCATGAACAAGGCCAACTTTATCGGCACCATCCTGAGCGATATTGGTCTGCCGCGTCCGGCTTTCCAGAACAAGGATACCTTTGCCGATTACATCTCCCTCGAGCGTCTACCTGACCTGGACGCTGATTACCTCTTCTATTCCACCTTCGGCGATCCGCTTAAAACCGACCAAGCTGCCGCACTGGCTAGCCCACTGTGGGGCCGGCTGAAGGCGGTGCAAAACAAGCGGGCTATCGCCGTAGACGACGACACCTGGTTTTTAGCCATCGGGATTCTGGGAGCCCACAAGGTCATGGACGACCTTGAGCGCTTCCTGCGTTAG
- a CDS encoding heme/hemin ABC transporter substrate-binding protein: MRRHLVALLWMALLLAQAQPLQLVDATGQELTVASTERIVSLDVTSTEILFALGVGSKVVARDGSSVYPSEAQKLPVVGLMAFPYLVANILAQNPTVVVGKVGLKPDDLAAQLQARGVPYVQIPAEPGVEPTKARIRLLAKLVGQAERGETLVAVLERDLAQLKPSSAVLKGAFMYMRGPSMVFICGRLSNTAGLIELVGAKNAADWDECRPSSPELLGQINPDFVVVLQSGLASVGGLEGFLQLPGAGQTRAGQTRRVIAVADGLSAVGGPRLGRAAQALYRAIFEQTGFVEVNEP, translated from the coding sequence ATGCGGCGACATCTAGTGGCTTTACTGTGGATGGCTTTGCTCTTGGCGCAGGCCCAGCCTTTGCAGCTGGTGGATGCAACCGGTCAGGAGCTAACGGTTGCCTCTACCGAGCGCATTGTGAGCTTGGACGTGACCAGCACAGAGATTCTCTTCGCTTTAGGGGTAGGCTCCAAGGTGGTAGCCCGCGATGGTAGTTCGGTGTACCCCTCTGAGGCTCAGAAGTTGCCGGTGGTGGGCCTGATGGCTTTCCCCTACCTTGTAGCCAATATCTTGGCGCAAAACCCCACCGTGGTGGTGGGCAAGGTAGGGCTCAAACCCGATGACCTGGCGGCTCAATTGCAGGCTCGAGGGGTTCCATATGTGCAGATTCCTGCCGAACCAGGGGTAGAGCCGACTAAGGCCCGGATTCGTTTGTTGGCAAAGCTGGTAGGGCAGGCGGAGCGGGGGGAGACCTTGGTAGCGGTTCTTGAGCGCGATCTGGCCCAGCTCAAACCCTCGAGCGCTGTGCTGAAAGGCGCCTTTATGTACATGCGGGGCCCAAGCATGGTCTTTATCTGTGGGCGCTTGTCCAACACTGCCGGGCTAATAGAGCTCGTGGGAGCGAAAAACGCCGCCGACTGGGATGAGTGTCGCCCCAGCAGCCCAGAGCTTTTAGGGCAGATCAACCCCGATTTCGTGGTGGTGCTGCAAAGCGGCCTGGCCTCTGTTGGTGGACTGGAGGGGTTTTTGCAACTGCCTGGGGCAGGGCAGACTCGAGCAGGCCAAACCCGTAGGGTCATTGCGGTAGCCGATGGGTTGAGCGCTGTGGGGGGACCTAGGCTGGGCCGGGCAGCACAGGCTTTGTATCGGGCGATCTTCGAGCAGACAGGGTTTGTTGAGGTGAATGAGCCCTAG
- a CDS encoding ferritin: MISQTLKDMLNEQLTRELTASQQYLGMAAYSGAQNLEGWQAFFERQSEEERGHALKIFHFLVEVGAPVKLSALPEVKSEYASLLEATQAALAYEQKVTREFQAMAQAALEEKDHTTYQFLQWYLEEQIEEESLFGRLVALLESGLNPFLAESLLSKGGEK, from the coding sequence ATGATTAGCCAAACCCTAAAGGACATGCTCAACGAGCAGCTCACCCGCGAGCTCACCGCCAGCCAGCAGTACCTGGGCATGGCGGCCTACTCTGGGGCGCAGAACCTGGAGGGCTGGCAGGCCTTTTTTGAGCGCCAGTCCGAGGAAGAACGCGGGCATGCCCTGAAGATCTTTCATTTCCTGGTTGAGGTGGGTGCCCCGGTCAAGCTCTCTGCCCTGCCGGAGGTGAAAAGCGAGTATGCCAGCCTGCTCGAGGCCACCCAGGCCGCCCTGGCCTACGAGCAGAAGGTCACCCGCGAGTTCCAGGCCATGGCCCAGGCCGCCCTGGAGGAAAAAGACCACACTACCTACCAGTTTTTGCAGTGGTACTTAGAGGAGCAGATCGAGGAGGAAAGCCTGTTTGGTCGCCTGGTGGCACTGTTGGAAAGCGGCCTCAATCCGTTTTTGGCTGAGAGCCTTTTGAGTAAAGGAGGAGAGAAGTGA
- a CDS encoding ABC transporter ATP-binding protein: MSLQTQQLSLGYDERRIIEGLNLSLPKGKITALIGPNGCGKSTLLRALARLLKPQEGAVLLDGKAIHALPTKAVARQLALLPQMPQAPEGLSVEELVWFGRYPYQSAFGGRSEHDQKAVEWALDQTGMRVFAKRPLETLSGGQRQRAWIAMALAQETSILLLDEPTTYLDLSHQLEVLQLLQRLNRHEGKTVVMVLHDLNQAARYAHHLVAVSGGRVVAEGAPEAVLNERILREVFGLKAHFLRDPETGTPHCIPYALARREALELVEEKP, from the coding sequence ATGAGCCTGCAAACCCAACAGCTCTCCTTAGGCTACGACGAGCGCCGCATCATCGAGGGCCTCAACCTTTCCTTGCCCAAGGGAAAGATTACCGCCCTCATCGGCCCCAACGGCTGCGGTAAGTCTACCTTGCTGCGGGCTTTGGCCCGGCTTTTGAAGCCCCAGGAAGGGGCGGTGCTGCTCGACGGCAAGGCCATCCACGCCCTGCCCACCAAGGCCGTGGCCCGCCAACTGGCCCTCTTGCCCCAGATGCCCCAGGCCCCTGAGGGGCTTAGCGTGGAGGAGCTGGTCTGGTTTGGCCGCTACCCCTACCAAAGCGCCTTTGGAGGGCGGAGTGAACATGACCAGAAGGCGGTGGAGTGGGCCCTCGACCAGACCGGCATGCGGGTCTTCGCCAAGAGGCCCTTGGAGACCCTTTCGGGCGGGCAACGCCAGCGGGCCTGGATCGCCATGGCCCTAGCCCAGGAGACTTCGATTCTGCTCCTGGACGAGCCCACCACCTACCTGGACCTGAGCCACCAGCTCGAGGTCTTGCAGCTTTTGCAAAGGCTCAACCGCCACGAGGGCAAGACCGTCGTGATGGTACTGCACGACCTCAACCAAGCCGCCCGCTACGCCCACCACCTGGTGGCGGTGAGTGGGGGACGGGTGGTGGCGGAGGGGGCGCCCGAGGCGGTGCTCAACGAGCGCATTCTGCGGGAGGTCTTTGGCCTTAAGGCCCACTTCCTGCGCGACCCCGAGACCGGCACGCCGCACTGCATCCCCTACGCCCTGGCGCGTAGAGAAGCCCTTGAACTGGTGGAGGAAAAACCATGA
- a CDS encoding ABC transporter substrate-binding protein has protein sequence MKRIFGLLWVVLASLALAQAQPCSGRWVQHALGTTCVVSTPKRVVALEWTYVEDLLALGVQPVGVADIKGYQEWVRIPIALDKSVVDVGTRAQPSLEVLTTLKPDLILAPAFRVQQIYPRLTQIAPTLTFDPFSEAGNQYAEMVRTFQTIAEVLGRSTQARTVLTRMETRFAQARQTLQEAGLFGQRFVLAQAFTSRQNLATMRLFTRNSLVSQVLEQIGLKNAWEDKAQQYGYTEVGLEALSQIKTDHFIYIVQENDNVFTGSSVEALWKNLDFVRNHHAYRLPGNTWTFGGPLSAEGLVEAVIRAMTSK, from the coding sequence ATGAAACGGATTTTTGGATTGCTTTGGGTGGTTTTGGCCTCGCTAGCTCTGGCTCAGGCCCAGCCCTGCTCAGGACGCTGGGTTCAGCATGCCCTGGGCACCACCTGTGTGGTGAGTACCCCCAAGCGGGTGGTGGCGCTGGAGTGGACTTACGTGGAAGACCTACTGGCTTTAGGCGTGCAGCCGGTGGGGGTAGCTGATATTAAGGGCTACCAGGAGTGGGTGCGTATCCCCATAGCGCTGGATAAGAGCGTTGTGGATGTGGGTACCCGGGCCCAGCCGAGTCTCGAGGTGCTCACCACCCTCAAGCCCGACCTGATTCTGGCCCCAGCGTTCCGTGTGCAACAGATCTACCCCCGTCTTACCCAGATTGCCCCTACCCTAACCTTCGACCCTTTTAGCGAAGCAGGCAACCAATACGCCGAGATGGTACGTACCTTCCAGACCATTGCCGAGGTACTAGGCCGCAGCACCCAGGCTCGCACTGTTTTGACCCGGATGGAGACCCGCTTCGCCCAGGCTCGGCAAACCCTGCAAGAAGCGGGCCTTTTTGGCCAGCGCTTTGTGTTGGCGCAGGCCTTTACCAGCCGGCAAAACCTTGCCACCATGCGCCTGTTTACCCGTAACAGCCTGGTCAGCCAAGTGCTGGAGCAGATCGGTCTCAAGAACGCTTGGGAGGACAAGGCCCAGCAGTACGGCTACACCGAGGTAGGCCTCGAGGCCCTGAGCCAGATCAAGACCGACCATTTCATCTACATCGTTCAAGAAAACGACAACGTCTTTACTGGCAGCAGCGTAGAGGCGCTCTGGAAAAACCTGGACTTCGTACGCAACCACCACGCCTACCGCCTTCCCGGTAATACCTGGACCTTTGGTGGGCCGCTTTCGGCCGAGGGGCTGGTGGAGGCGGTGATTCGGGCCATGACGAGCAAATAA
- a CDS encoding ABC transporter substrate-binding protein produces MNLKNVLVAIVLSGFALAQTLTIEHDEGTSRVPLNPKRVVVMDEEALGWLAALGVGDRIVGLASAYLTPADISGGHIKAEVLQKGFLARAKLNSPTYIGTWMEPNLETLLTLKPDLIVRLTWKGNKHYDKLSQIAPTLGYEEGGKGFWERGLRDLGRIFGKSTEAERIIGQVRGAYQAAQACLKNAGVFQKYPKVIVVAPFAGGANWVYTNVRLIPDLRAMGFKDGYTSKDVTLNVGAQISDEALISLDRETLVVVFPPGGQYDGSKAFFDSPVGQKLKDQAILYTPEPFSPYSGPLVSLRNVNELTRLILEKVKQ; encoded by the coding sequence GTGAACCTTAAGAACGTTCTTGTCGCAATCGTCCTCTCAGGCTTTGCCCTAGCCCAGACCCTCACCATCGAGCACGACGAGGGCACCAGCCGGGTGCCCCTCAACCCCAAGCGCGTGGTGGTGATGGACGAAGAGGCCCTAGGCTGGCTGGCCGCGCTGGGGGTGGGCGACCGCATCGTGGGGCTGGCCAGCGCCTACCTCACCCCCGCCGACATCAGCGGAGGCCATATCAAAGCCGAGGTGCTGCAGAAAGGCTTTTTGGCTCGAGCCAAGCTCAACAGTCCGACCTACATCGGTACCTGGATGGAGCCCAACCTGGAAACCCTGCTGACCCTCAAGCCCGACCTGATCGTGCGGCTTACCTGGAAGGGCAACAAACACTACGACAAGCTGAGCCAGATTGCCCCCACCTTGGGCTATGAGGAAGGCGGAAAGGGGTTCTGGGAGCGGGGTCTGCGCGACCTAGGGCGCATCTTCGGCAAGAGCACCGAGGCCGAGCGCATCATCGGTCAGGTGCGGGGGGCTTATCAGGCTGCCCAGGCCTGCCTGAAGAACGCAGGGGTTTTCCAGAAGTACCCCAAGGTGATTGTGGTGGCTCCCTTCGCCGGAGGGGCCAACTGGGTCTACACCAACGTGCGGCTAATCCCCGACCTGCGGGCCATGGGCTTCAAGGACGGCTACACCTCTAAAGACGTCACCCTGAATGTGGGGGCCCAGATCAGTGACGAGGCCCTCATCAGCCTGGACCGAGAGACCCTGGTGGTGGTCTTCCCGCCTGGCGGCCAGTACGACGGCTCCAAAGCTTTCTTCGATAGCCCGGTGGGGCAGAAGCTCAAGGACCAGGCCATCCTCTACACCCCCGAGCCCTTTAGCCCCTACAGTGGCCCGTTGGTGAGCCTGCGCAACGTGAACGAGCTGACCCGGCTGATCCTGGAGAAGGTGAAGCAGTGA
- a CDS encoding nitroreductase family protein, which translates to MTTTDLTPERLSAYLEHINDDHTEELLATIKALGGPEWAEGAEMTGLSPEGFTALVWDGEQRACFEHRFAEPARDALHLREMLVTLMSRPKLPHRPYPSFDAEALEAIIRGRRSYGVQALKPDPVPRALIERCLDAARYAPNNGRTHPFRFVVITGPEAKERLFAKVQELFPKALPGYDPRWLERYRKLIFGAPVWIAIGMQPRRERPMPEWEELAAVSMAVQNLHLMAAAQGLGGLWASGPVATHPDLAAYFGWGEPPDRLLGLFYMGFAKRALAPRKYPSLESLVRWEED; encoded by the coding sequence ATGACTACCACCGACCTAACCCCCGAGCGGCTTTCGGCTTACCTCGAGCACATCAACGACGATCACACCGAGGAGCTGTTGGCCACCATCAAGGCCCTGGGCGGCCCGGAGTGGGCCGAGGGGGCCGAGATGACAGGGCTCAGCCCCGAGGGCTTCACGGCCTTGGTTTGGGACGGCGAGCAAAGGGCCTGCTTTGAACATCGCTTCGCTGAGCCGGCCAGGGATGCCCTGCACCTGCGGGAGATGCTGGTGACGCTGATGAGCCGGCCCAAGCTGCCCCACCGGCCCTACCCTAGCTTTGATGCAGAGGCCCTCGAGGCCATCATCCGAGGGCGGCGCAGCTACGGGGTGCAGGCCCTAAAGCCCGACCCGGTGCCCCGTGCTCTCATCGAGCGCTGCTTGGATGCGGCCCGCTACGCTCCAAACAACGGGCGCACCCACCCCTTCCGCTTCGTGGTCATCACCGGCCCCGAGGCCAAGGAAAGGCTCTTTGCCAAGGTGCAGGAGCTTTTCCCCAAGGCCTTGCCGGGCTATGATCCGCGCTGGCTCGAGCGCTACCGCAAGCTCATCTTTGGGGCCCCGGTCTGGATCGCCATCGGGATGCAGCCCCGCCGGGAGCGGCCCATGCCGGAATGGGAGGAGTTGGCCGCGGTGAGCATGGCGGTGCAGAACCTGCACCTGATGGCCGCAGCCCAGGGCCTGGGGGGGCTATGGGCCAGCGGCCCGGTGGCCACTCATCCCGACCTGGCGGCCTATTTTGGCTGGGGCGAGCCCCCCGACCGGCTGCTGGGGCTTTTCTACATGGGTTTCGCCAAGCGGGCTTTAGCCCCGCGCAAATACCCCAGCTTAGAGAGCCTGGTGCGCTGGGAAGAGGATTGA
- a CDS encoding flavodoxin domain-containing protein — translation MLIVIGTQTLNALEAAERLQGYLSCWGYPTRLRFAEEVRPAELSQEERVLFCLSTWCWISRPKEPADLLPQGASWLYQRLESTRPDLSRLRYAVCALGERAYGPYFCKAGSIYTQLLGRLGARPLQCRLELASPVESWEELGDWAMALAVSLKSKVQL, via the coding sequence GTGCTGATTGTGATAGGGACCCAGACCCTCAATGCTCTCGAGGCAGCCGAGCGGCTACAGGGTTATCTGAGCTGCTGGGGATATCCCACCCGGCTGCGCTTCGCCGAGGAGGTGCGCCCTGCGGAGCTATCCCAGGAGGAGCGGGTGCTCTTTTGTCTTTCCACCTGGTGCTGGATCTCGCGCCCCAAAGAGCCTGCTGACCTACTGCCGCAAGGGGCATCATGGTTGTATCAGCGTCTGGAAAGTACCCGGCCCGACCTCTCCCGGCTGCGCTATGCGGTCTGCGCCCTGGGGGAGCGGGCCTATGGCCCCTACTTCTGCAAAGCCGGGAGCATCTACACCCAGCTTTTGGGTCGGCTTGGGGCACGGCCTTTGCAGTGTCGGCTCGAGCTGGCCTCGCCGGTGGAGAGCTGGGAGGAACTCGGCGACTGGGCCATGGCGCTGGCGGTCAGCCTGAAGTCAAAGGTGCAGCTATGA